The Streptomyces sp. NBC_01317 genomic interval CGCTCACGGCCGCGCAACTCGCCGAACTCTCCCGCGAGATGCACGAACTCGTCAGAAAGTACGAAATCGCCGGCCGGGCGGCCGAGGAGGCGGGGGACACCGAGGGGCGCGAGAGAGTCGCGCTGCACACCTACGGCTTTCCCTTTCGTGTCTGATTCGTGTGCGTATCCGATTCGTGTCCGACCTTTCCGGCTTTTACGAACCTTCTGACTATTTCCTCGATATTTCGTTCATTCCCGCTTTTCCCGACCCTTGTCTGTTCCTCTCCCTTTCCTTCCATCCCCCCTACTGAGACCAGAGAGGATCGTTGAGCATGCCCCCACATGCGATATCAGCGCCCGCCGAGAACGGGACCACCCCCCCACCCCCCGCGCACCGCGACGGAAACGTATTGCGCTGGCTCGGCGCCTACACCGCGTCGATGGTCGGCAGCAACGTCTACTTCGTGGCCCTCGCCTGGGCCGCCGCCCGGACCGGCAGCCCCGCTCAGGCCGGCCTGGTCCTCGCCGTCGGATCGGTGCCCCGCGCCGCGCTGATGCTCGGCGGCGGAGTGGTCGCGGACCGCTTCGGACCCCGCCTGGTGGTCATCGGCAGCGACGCGGCACGCTGCGTCTTCATCCTCGGCATGGCGGCCGTGCTGATGTTCATCAGCCCCTCCGTCTGGCTGCTGGCCACGGTCGCGCTCGTCTTCGGCGCGGTCGACGCGCTGTTCCTGCCGGCGGTCGGCGCGCTGCCGCCCCGGATCACCGCCCCCGGCCAACTGGTCAGGGTGCAGGGCATGAGCGGGCTCGCCACCCGTTTCGCCAACGTCGCGGGAGCGCCGATCGGCGGTCTGACGGTGGCCATCGGCGGCTCGGCGTCGGCCTTCACCGCGGCGGGCGTGTTGTTCGCGGTGTCGCTGCCGCTGCTCCTGAGCGTACGGATCGGCGGGCTGCCCGGTGCGCAGGGTGAGAAGGGGGACCGGGGCGCCGACGACGAGCACGCCGAGGAGACCGTGACGGCGGGGGAGGAGAGCCCCGTACCGCACGACGTGATCCCGGGGCCGCGCGACGGCGCTGACGCGCGTAGAGAGCGGGCGGAAGAGGCCGGGGCGGCCCCGGGTGCGGAGAAGCGGACGGGCGGGGCGGACGCCGCGTCCCCCGGCGCCGGCCGCGCACTCCTCGACGGCCTGCGCTACATCCGCCACCACCGCGTCCTCGCCCCGCTGATCCTCGTCAGCGCCATCACCCAGCTGGGTTTCGTGGGACCCCTCAACATCGGCCTCGTCCTGGTGTCCGAGGAGCGCGGATGGGGTGCGTCGGGCCTGGGCTGGATCATCGCCGCGTTCAGCGCGGGCGCCGCCGGGGCCTCGCTGCTGCTGACGGTCCGCGGCCGGGTCCCCCGGGCCGGATTTGTCATGTGCGCTTCTACGATCGTCGGCTCGGTCGCCATCGCCTGCATCGCGTACGCCCCGTCGGTGGCCCTCGCCTCCGTCGCCGCCGTCTGCGTCGGACTGCTCGCGGGCCTGGGCGGCGCGCTGTCCGCAGCGCTCGTCCAGACCCAGACGGAACCGGGCTACCTGGGCCGGGTCACCTCGGTCTCGACGCTCTTCGGCCTGGGCATCGCCCCGCTCGTCTACCCGGTCATGGGCGTGGCCATCGGCGCCTGGGGCTCAGGACCGGTGTTCGTGGCCAGCGCGGCACTCTGCGCGGCGGGCACGACGTTCGGGCTGTGCGTCAAGCAGCTCCGCCTGGCCGAACTGCCCACCTGACCCCCGGCCGTCCTGCCGCCGGGCGCCCCAGGGCGCCCGGCCAGGGGGCGTCCTGCTGACGATCCTGGACGCCCGCCCCCGTACAACCGGGCGACGCCCGTTCCCGTACAGCCGACGCCCGTTCCCGTACAACCGACCGCCCTCAGATGCCCAACTTCGCTTCCAGCACCCGCGTCACCGCGTCCTTGTCGCCCTCCACCTGCACGTCCGCCGCGGCCTGGCGCCCCGAGAGGAACAGCAGCAGCTCGCCCGGCTCGCCCGTGACCGTCACCACCGGCGCGCCCTTGCGGGCCACCGCCGTCCGGCCGTCCGTCCGCCGCAGCACCAGACCCGCCGGGGACTTGCGCCCCATCAGCCGGGCGCCCTTCTCCAGCCGCGACCACAGCGAGTCCGCGAAGACCCGGTCCAGCTCGCGCGGAGTCCAGTCGGGCTGCGCCCGCCGGACGTCCTCGGCGTGGATGTAGAACTCCGAGGTGTTCGCCGCCTCGTCGAGCTGCTTGATGGAGAAGGGGGACATCTTCGGCGGTCCCGTACGGATCAGCTCGATCAGCTCCTCGTACGGCTTCGCGGCGAATTCGCCCTGGACCCGGTCCAGCCGGTTCTTGAGCGCGGGCAGCATCGTTCCCCCCGCCGCGTCGAGCCGGCGCTCACGCACCACCACATGAGCGGCCAGGTCCCGGGCGGTCCAGCCGTCGCAGAGGGTCGGCGCCTCGGGGCCCGCGGTCTCCAACAGGTCGGCGAGCAGAAGTCGTTCACGCTTTGCATGGGTCGACATGTCCGCAAGGGTACGGCCGCCCCCGCCCGTCCGCCCAGTGGACTCCCCTCCCGCGAGCCCGCCCGGGCGCGGCACAATGGCCGTATGAGCAGCACGACCGCGGAGCCGGGACCGACCGGCGGCCTCGACCCCGCCATCGCCGACCGCCTCAAGCGCAGCGCCGACGGACTGATCCCGGCCATCGCCCAGCAGTTCGACACCGGCGAGGTGCTGATGCTCGGCTGGATGGATGACGAGGCCCTGCACCGCACCCTCACCACGGGCCGCTGCACCTACTGGTCCCGCAGCCGCCGGGAGTACTGGGTCAAGGGCGACACCTCCGGCCACGTCCAGCACGTGAAGTCCGTCGCCCTGGACTGCGACGCGGACACCGTCCTTGTCCAGGTCGACCAGGTCGGCGCCGCCTGCCACACCGGGGCCCGCACCTGCTTCGACGAGGACGTCCTGCCGCTCGGCCGGTGAGGCGGCCCCCCCACACGCGGGCACTCCCCGGCACCACGCGGGGAGCCCGCGCAGCCCGTGAAGAGCCAACGAGTAGGGTCAGCGGCCATGGATCTTGAGACCTTCCGCAAGCTGGCGGCCGACCGCCGTGTCATCCCGGTCAGCCGGCGGCTCCTCGCGGACGGCGACACCCCGGTCGGCCTGTACCGCAAACTCGCCGCCGAGCGTCCCGGCACGTTCCTGCTGGAGTCCGCGGAGAACGGCCGCTCCTGGTCCCGCTACTCCTTCGTCGGGGTACGGTCCGCCGCCACGCTCACCGAACGCGACGGCGCCACCCACTGGCTCGGCGCCCCGCCCGTCGGCGTCCCCGTGGACGGCGACCCGCTGGCCGCTCTGCGCGCCACGGTGGAGACCCTGCACACCCCCCGCGACCTGGGGGGTGTGCGGGGTCTGCCGCCCTTCACCGGCGGCATGGTCGGCTTCCTCGGCTTCGACATCGTCCGCCGCCTGGAGAAGATCGGCGACCACGCGCGCGACGACCTCGGGCTGCCCGAGCTGACCATGCTGCTCACCTCGGACCTCGCCGTGCTCGACCACTGGGACAACACCGTCCTGCTGATCGCCAACGCGATCAACCACAACGACCTGGACACCGGCGTCGACGAGTCGTACGCGGACGCCGTCGCCCGGCTCGACGCCATGGCCGCCGACCTCGCCAGGCCCGTCGACTCGATGCCCACCGCGCTGCCCGTCTCCGAACTCCCCGAGTACACCGCGCTCTGGGGCGGCCCCGACTTCCAGGCCGTCGTGGAGGACATCAAGGAGCGCATCCGGGCGGGCGAGGCCTTCCAGGTCGTCCCCTCCCAGCGCTTCGAGACCCCCTGCACCGCGAGCGCGCTCGACGTCTACCGGGTGCTGCGCGCCACCAACCCCAGCCCGTACATGTACCTCTTCCGCTTCCCGTCCGCCGACGGGGGCGAGGCCTTCGACGTCGTCGGCTCCAGCCCCGAGGCGCTGGTGAAGGTCGAGGACGGGCGGGCCATGGTCCACCCCATCGCCGGGACCCGGCCGCGCGGCGCCACCCCGCAGGAGGACCAGGCCCTCGCGGACGAACTGCTCGCCGACCCCAAGGAACGCGC includes:
- a CDS encoding MFS transporter; this encodes MPPHAISAPAENGTTPPPPAHRDGNVLRWLGAYTASMVGSNVYFVALAWAAARTGSPAQAGLVLAVGSVPRAALMLGGGVVADRFGPRLVVIGSDAARCVFILGMAAVLMFISPSVWLLATVALVFGAVDALFLPAVGALPPRITAPGQLVRVQGMSGLATRFANVAGAPIGGLTVAIGGSASAFTAAGVLFAVSLPLLLSVRIGGLPGAQGEKGDRGADDEHAEETVTAGEESPVPHDVIPGPRDGADARRERAEEAGAAPGAEKRTGGADAASPGAGRALLDGLRYIRHHRVLAPLILVSAITQLGFVGPLNIGLVLVSEERGWGASGLGWIIAAFSAGAAGASLLLTVRGRVPRAGFVMCASTIVGSVAIACIAYAPSVALASVAAVCVGLLAGLGGALSAALVQTQTEPGYLGRVTSVSTLFGLGIAPLVYPVMGVAIGAWGSGPVFVASAALCAAGTTFGLCVKQLRLAELPT
- a CDS encoding TIGR03085 family metal-binding protein: MSTHAKRERLLLADLLETAGPEAPTLCDGWTARDLAAHVVVRERRLDAAGGTMLPALKNRLDRVQGEFAAKPYEELIELIRTGPPKMSPFSIKQLDEAANTSEFYIHAEDVRRAQPDWTPRELDRVFADSLWSRLEKGARLMGRKSPAGLVLRRTDGRTAVARKGAPVVTVTGEPGELLLFLSGRQAAADVQVEGDKDAVTRVLEAKLGI
- the hisI gene encoding phosphoribosyl-AMP cyclohydrolase, producing MSSTTAEPGPTGGLDPAIADRLKRSADGLIPAIAQQFDTGEVLMLGWMDDEALHRTLTTGRCTYWSRSRREYWVKGDTSGHVQHVKSVALDCDADTVLVQVDQVGAACHTGARTCFDEDVLPLGR
- a CDS encoding anthranilate synthase component I, which codes for MDLETFRKLAADRRVIPVSRRLLADGDTPVGLYRKLAAERPGTFLLESAENGRSWSRYSFVGVRSAATLTERDGATHWLGAPPVGVPVDGDPLAALRATVETLHTPRDLGGVRGLPPFTGGMVGFLGFDIVRRLEKIGDHARDDLGLPELTMLLTSDLAVLDHWDNTVLLIANAINHNDLDTGVDESYADAVARLDAMAADLARPVDSMPTALPVSELPEYTALWGGPDFQAVVEDIKERIRAGEAFQVVPSQRFETPCTASALDVYRVLRATNPSPYMYLFRFPSADGGEAFDVVGSSPEALVKVEDGRAMVHPIAGTRPRGATPQEDQALADELLADPKERAEHLMLVDLGRNDLGRVCLPGSVEVVDFMSVERYSHVMHIVSTVTGRVAADRTAFDVLTACFPAGTLSGAPKPRALQIIDEVEPTRRGVYGGCVGYLDFAGDSDTAIAIRTALLRNGTAYVQAGAGIVADSDPVSEDLECRNKAAAVLRAVHTANRLKAPAPHGG